In Microbulbifer sp. THAF38, the sequence ATTCTCCGAGGCCAATGTCCGTTCCATGGGGCGTGTGTCCCGCGGTGTACGCGGTATCCGCATGCAGGAGGGCAAGGAGGTGATCGCTATGGTGATCCCGGAAGAGGGCGGCTCAGTGATGATGGCCACTGAAAACGGCTACGGCAAGCGTACCGCTATCAGCGAATTCCCCACCAAGGGTCGCGGCACCCAGGGTGTTATCGCGATCGCCGAGAGTGAGCGCAACGGTGCTTTAGTGGGCGCCTGCCAGGTGCATCCAGGCGAGGAAATGATGTTGATTTCCGACCAGGGCACTCTGGTGCGCACCCGCGTCGACGAGGTTTCTGTCCTGGGGCGCAATACCCAGGGGGTACGCGTCATCCGGCTTAAGAGCGGTGAAAAGCTCGTGGGCCTCGGGCGTATCGAAGAAACTGAGGAAGAAGTCGAAGACAACGGTGGGGCAGAGTGACCCACCCTCAGGTACCAACAGAAAGGCTGCGATTATCGCGGCCTTTCTTGCCTCTGACGCCCTAAAAAATGCCTGAAAGCGTGATACCCATCTCCCTGAATGGCGGTTTGTGCGTCGGCACATCTAGTTGAATTTGAAACCATTTTTAGTTTGTGGAAGTCAGGTCATGAGGAAATACAATTTCTGCGCTGGTCCCGCCGCTCTACCTGAGCCGGTTTTGCAGCAGGCGCAGCAGGAGCTGCTGGATTGGCGTGGTCTGGGGTGTTCAGTGATGGAGGTTAGCCACCGCTCGCCAGAATTTGTCGAGGTGGCTGAACGCGCGGAACAGGATCTGCGCGACCTGCTCAAGGTGCCAGATAACTATAAAGTGCTGTTTTTACAGGGTGGGGCTACCGGACAGTTCAGTGCGGTGCCCTGGAACCTGCTCGGCGCCGGCTCAAAACAGGCTGACTTTATCCACACCGGGCAGTGGGCGGCCAAGGCGATTAAAGAAGCTCGGCGTTACGGCGAAGTCAATGTGGTTGCGTCCAGTGAGGATCGTAATTTCCGCTATGTGCCATCACAGGACAGCTGGCAGCAGAGTAAGGATGCGGCCTATTTCCATTACACGCCCAACGAGACCATCGGCGGTATCGAGTTCGACTATGTTCCTGAAGTGGACTGTCCCCTGATTGCGGATATGTCCTCTAATATTCTTTCCTGCCCAATCGACGTGGAAAAATTCGGTGTGATATATGCCGGCGCGCAAAAAAATATTGGCCCCTCCGGTATAGCGGTCGCTTTGGTTCGCGATGATCTCTTGGATCGAGCGCTAAAAGATATTCCGCGCAGCTTGAGTTGGAAAGTCGCCGCAGATGCCGGCTCTATGGATAACACGCCACCCACATTCGCCTGGTACCTTTCAGGTCTGGTTTTCCAGTGGCTCAAGAATCAGGGTGGCGTTGAAGCTATGGCTCAACAGGCTGATAAAAAGTCCTCGCTGCTCTATGGCTTTCTCGATAGTAGTGATTTCTTTTCCAGCCCGGTGGAGAAGTCCAGCCGCTCGCGGATGAATGTCCCATTTGTGTTGGCTGACGAACGACTCGATAAGCCGTTTTTGGCTGAGGCCGAGGAAGCCGGGTTGCTCAGTTTGAAGGGGCACCGCTCTGTGGGGGGGATGCGGGCATCCCTTTATAACGCCGTACCCTTTGAGGCAGTGAAGGCGCTAGTGGCCTTTATGGCGGACTTCGAGGCCCGCAGAGGCTAAAGATCAGGCAATTAATAAACCCAGGAAAGTAGAAAGCGGATGACAGAGGAAACCGTGGGAGGCGACCAGCGCCTGCTGGAGCTGCGCAATCGTATCGATGACATTGACTCGGAGATCGCCCGGCTAATCAGCGAGCGGGCTAGCTGTGCTCTGGAGGTGGCGGAGGTAAAAAAAGCAACCGGAGAGGATGCGCTTTATTATCGCCCTGAACGTGAGGCGCAGGTTTTGCGTCGCGCTATGGAACGCAATGCTGGTCCTTTGACCGATGAGGAAATGGCAAGGCTTTTCCGTGAGATTATGTCCGCCTGCCTCGCTCTGGAGGAGCCGGTCAAGGTAGCTTATCTTGGGCCTGAAGGTACATTTACCCAGCAGGCAGCCTTGAAGCATTTTGGCAATTCCGCGCAAAGTCGTCCGCTGGCGGCCATTGATGAAGTCTTCCGCGAGGTGGAGGCCGGCGCTGTGAATTACGGTGTAGTGCCGGTAGAGAACTCCACTGAAGGTGTGATCAATCACACCCTGGACAACTTTATGAACTCCAATCTCAGTATTTGCGGAGAGGTGGAGTTGCGTATTCACCATCACTTGATGATTTCCGATGTGACTCGGCCGGAGTCGATCACGCGTATTTATTCCCATGCCCAGAGTTTGGCCCAATGCCGCAAATGGCTGGATGCGCATTACCCCAACGTGGAGCGGGTGGCGGTCTCCAGTAATGCGGATGCGGCCAAACGTGTTAAAGGGGAATGGAATGCCGCGGCAATCGCCGGGGATATGGCGGCCGATCTCTATGGCCTGAAAGTGCTCTCAGAGAAAATTGAGGACCGCCCGGATAATTCCACACGTTTCCTGATCGTTGGCACTCAGCAGGTGCCTGCCAGTGGCGATGATAAGACCTCTCTGATGGTCTCCATGCGCAATGAGCCGGGTGCGCTGCACGATATGCTTGAGCCCTTCCGCCGCTACAGCATCGACCTTACCAGGGTGGAAACACGCCCCTCTCAGTCCGGCAACTGGACATACGTGTTTTTTGTCGACTTTAAAGGTCACCGCGATACGAAAGATATTGCTGAGGCGCTAAAAGAGGTCGGTGCCTGTGCTTCGGACCTGAAAGTGCTCGGCTCCTATCCGCGCGGTGTCCTGTGATGGGACAAGTGCGTGTTGGCCGCTTGTTGGTTGTGGGTGTCGGCCTTATTGGTGGCAGCTTTGCGCTCGCCCTCAAGGCGGCGGGAGCCTGTCGTGAAGTGATCGGTGTGGCGCTTCAGGAGGAAGTCTGTGAGCAGGCAAAGAGATTGGGTGTAGTCGATCGCGCCTATACAAGCCTGCCGCAGGCGCTTGAGCAGTTGGAAGCTGGGGATCTGGTTTTTATTGCGGTGCCAACTCTCGCGGTGGAGTCAGTATTTGCGCAGCTGAAGGATTATTTGCCTGAAGGTGTGACTGTCACCGATAGCGCCAGTGTTAAGGGAAGTGTGCAGAGTGCGGCGGAAAAAATCTGGGGCAGGGTACCGAATTATCTGGTGTTAGGCCACCCTATTGCCGGCTCCGAGAAAAGTGGGGTAAGCGCCGCACGCGATGATCTTTATCGCGATCACCGCGTTATTCTCACTCCAGCCCATGACACCGATGCCGATCATCTGCACCGGGTGGCTCAGGCGTGGCAGGCCGCCGGAGCTGAAGTATTGAAAATGTCGGTGGAAGAGCATGATGAGGTGCTGGCCGCGACCAGCCATCTCCCCCATGTGATCGCCTTTAGCCTAGTGGATACCTTGGCCCATGATGCGGAAAATGAAAATATTTTCCGCTATGCGGCCGGTGGCTTTCGCGACTTCACTCGCATTGCCTCCAGCGACCCGGTGATGTGGCGGGATATTATGCTGGCTAACCGAGATGCCATTTTAAAGGCGATCGACCTCTACAGTCTCAATCTTTCCTCCCTGCGCAGTGCGATCGCCTCTGGTGATAGCTCGGCACTGATGGGGGTATTTACTCGCGCTAAAGCGGCGCGGGATCACTTTACAAAAATGTTAGCGAAACAAGCGTATTCAGAACCTATGCAAGCAAAGGAAGTTACTTTTATCGCGCAACCGGGTGGCACCGTGAGTGGGAAACTCCGTGTTCCGGGAGATAAATCCATGTCACACCGCTCAATTATGCTGGGCTCTCTGGCTGAAGGGGTGACAGAAGTGGAGGGCTTCCTGGAGGGGGAGGACGCTCTGGCCACTCTGCAGGCATTTCGCGATATGGGGGTGGTCATTGAGGGGCCGGATAAGGGCCGAGTGACGATACATGGAGTGGGTCTCCAAGGTTTACAGGCGCCACCTGGTCCCCTTTATTTGGGTAACTCAGGGACATCTATGCGCCTGCTTGCTGGTTTACTCGCGGGTCAGAATTTTGATGTCACTCTGACCGGTGATGAATCCCTCTCTAAGCGCCCCATGAACCGGGTTGCCAACCCATTGCGAGACATGGGCGCAGCAATCGAAACCGGGCCCGAGGGGCGTCCACCACTGTTGATCAAAGGTGGTAAACGACTCGCCGGTATCGACTATCACCTGCCAATGGCAAGCGCCCAGGTGAAATCCGCAGTCCTGCTCGCCGGCCTCTATGCAGACGGTGAAACCAGCACTGTGGAGCCGGCCCCTACCCGTGATCATACCGAGCGCATGTTGCAGGGCTTTGGCTATTCAGTGGAACGAGATGGTGCCCGCGCGACCTTGCAGGGAAATGGAGAATTGAAGGCTTGTCGTATTGATGTGCCGGCGGATATCTCCTCAGCGGCTTTCTTTATGGTGGCGGCGGCTATTTCACCGGGGGCGGATGTGACCCTGGAGCATGTGGGAATCAACCCGACGCGCGATGGAGTCATTAATATCCTTCGGGCCATGGGTGGTGATATTGGGCTTTCAAATAAACGCACTGTGGGGGGAGAGCCGGTCGCGGATATCCGGGTTCGCTATGCGCCTTTAAAGGGAATTGCTATTCCCAAAGATCAGGTGCCTCTGGCTATCGATGAATTCCCCGCACTATTTATTGCTGCGGCTTGCGCGCAGGGGCAGACGGTTTTGACCGGTGCCGAAGAGTTGCGCGTAAAGGAGAGTGATCGTATTCAGGCGATGGCCAATGGTCTTGCTGCCTTGGGGTTAAGTGCTGCGCCTACCGAAGATGGAATCGTGATCGATGGCTCCCCAGAAAAAGCGGTATTTTCTGGTGGCACCGTGGATAGTTTAGGAGATCACCGCATCGCCATGGCTTTTGCGGTGGCATCGCTGCGTGCAAAGGATACAATTCGCATCCTCCACTGCGCCAATGTGGCGACCTCCTTTCCGAACTTTGCTGAACTGGCAGTTGGTTCAGGCCTTAGGCTGCAGTTAGCTTGACCTAGGGTATCTTTATGGAGGGAGCCGGTTTGCGCGGCTAACGATGAAGTAGAGTTGTACGAATAACTATGAATGATTCAAGCAAGCTGCCACCGGTTGTCACAATTGACGGTCCCAGTGGCTCAGGTAAGGGAACTATCGCAAAGCTGCTGGCCGACAGGTTGGGCTTTGCTCTTTTGGACTCTGGCGCTCTCTATCGGGCTGCCGCCTTGGCCGCCCTGGAAAAAGAGGTGGATCTCGCCGATGAGGAAGCGCTGACTCAGGTCGCCAAAGATTTGGATGTTCGCTTTCCGATAAGCGATGGTCGCTTGCAGGTCTTGTTGGAGGGCCGGGAGGTCAGCCATGAAATCCGTATGGAGCGGGTGAGTATGGCAGCCTCTACGGTGGCTGCAATCCCCGGCGTGCGCGCCGCATTACTGCAGCGTCAACGGGACTTTAGGCTCCAGCCAGGTTTGGTGGCCGATGGCCGGGATATGGGCACCACCGTATTCCCCGATGCCCCCGTTAAAGTGTATCTAACCGCCAGTGCGGAGGAGCGCGCCAGGAGGCGCGAAGCGCAGTTGCGGGAGAAGGGGGTTTCTGTTAGCCTCCGCGACCTGCTGGAGGACATCCGTGCCCGTGATGCACAGGATATGAATCGAAAAGCATCCCCCCTGGCTCCCGCTGAAGACGCGGTAGAGCTCGATAGTACTGGGGTTGGGATTGAGGATGTTCTCAATAAAGTAATGGCACTGGTACAGGAGCGAATCGCGCCCTGAACCACAGAAGTCAGTAGCAGAAAGTTTTTAACGATAGCGGCCGGGTTTTGCCAGAATTGCCCGGCCGTTGTTGTAATCCGACCCGCGTTCTGGCATCGCGGTTGGGGTCCTGGCTGGCGGTTGACTAAACTCAACAGTTACTAACGGCTGGACCCAGCACTATAGGTAATGTAATGAGCGAGAGCTTTGCTGATCTATTTGAAGAGAGCCTAAAAAGCGTTGAAATGGCACCGGGCGCTATCGTCACTGGTGTTGTAATTGACGTAGACAAAGACTGGGTAACCGTTCACGCGGGCCTGAAGTCTGAAGGCGTTATCCCTGCTGCACAGTTCGCCAACGATAAAGGCGAAGTTGAGCTGCAGGTGGGCGACGAAGTACAGGTTGCCCTGGAAGCTGTAGAAGACGGTTTCGGTGAAACCCGTCTGTCCCGTGAAAAAGCCAAGCGCGCCGAAGCCTGGAAAATCCTCGACGCAGCGCACGCAGCTGACGAAGTGGTTAAAGGTGTTATCAGCGGTAAGGTTAAGGGTGGCTTTACTGTCGACGTTGCCAATATCCGCGCATTCCTGCCCGGCTCTCTGGTTGATGTTCGCCCGGTTCGCGACACCGCGCACCTGGAAGGTAAAGAGCTCGAGTTCAAGGTTATCAAGCTGGATGCCAAGCGTAACAACGTAGTGGTTTCCCGTCGCGCTGTGATGGAAGCTGCAACTTCTGAAGAGCGTGAAGCGCTGTTGGAAAGCCTGCAAGAAGGCATGAGCATTAAGGGTATCGTTAAGAACCTGACCGACTACGGTGCTTTCGTAGATCTGGGTGGTATCGACGGCCTGCTGCACATCACCGATATGGCTTGGAAGCGTATTAAGCATCCGAGCGAGATCGTGAATGTTGGCGACGAGATCGAAGTAAAAGTACTGAAGTTCGACCGCGAGCGCAGCCGTGTATCCCTGGGCCTGAAGCAACTGGGCGAAGATCCTTGGGTATCCATCAAGCAGCGTTACCCAGAGAACAGCCGCGTGAAGGCGGTTGTAACCAACCTGACCGACTACGGCTGCTTCGCAGAGCTGGAAGAAGGTGTGGAAGGTCTGGTGCACGTTTCCGAAATGGATTGGACCAACAAGAACATCCACCCATCCAAAGTTGTCCAGGTTGGCGACGAGGTAGAGGTGATGATTCTGGATATCGACGAAGAGCGTCGTCGTATCTCCCTGGGTATCAAACAGTGCCAGGAAAATCCGTGGGATGCCTTCGCGCGTAAATTTGCTAAGGGCGACAAGATCTCCGGTAAGATCAAGTCCATCACTGACTTCGGTATCTTCATCGGTCTCGACGGCAGCATCGACGGTCTGGTTCACCTGTCCGATATCTCCTGGAACGAAGCTGGCGAAGAAGCTGTTCGCAAGTTCAAGAAAGGCGACGAAATCGAGACTGTTATCCTGGGTATCGATTCTGAGCGCGAGCGCATCTCCCTGGGTATCAAGCAGCTGGAGTCCGATCCGTTCTCCGACTACGTATCCACTAGCGATCGTGGCAGCATCGTCAATGGTATCGTGAAGGAAGTGGACGCTAAGCAAGCGGTAATCACCCTGGCAGATGAAGTTGAAGGCGTTCTGCGCGCTTCAGAAATCAGCCGCGACAAGGTTGAAGACGCTCGCAACGTTCTGAAAGAGGGCGAAGAAGTAGAAGCTAAGATCACCAGCGTGGATCGCAAGAACCGCGTGATCAGCCTGTCTATCAAAGCCAAAGATCAGGACGATGAGAAGCAGGCCATCAAGGATCACAGCAAGAAGCAGTCCGAGCAAGTTCAGCCTGCTACTATCGGTGACCTGATCAAGGCACAGATGAACAACAAAGACTAATCCTCTTTGAGTGTTCAGCACTTCAGATTTCTTATCTGAAGTGACCCGAAAGCCGGACTGGGGTTGCCCAGTCCGGCTTTCTATTAGATGATTGGCGCTCTACTCCAGAAAATCAATGACTTACAAAGGTTGCGGAGCGCATGACCAAGTCCGAACTGATCGAAAGGATTGCGTTGAGGTTGGATCAGCTGCCAGTTAAAGATGTAGAGCTGGCGGTGAAGGTGATGTTGGATACCATGTCTGATTCCCTCTCTCAGGGGGAGCGCATTGAGATACGAGGTTTTGGCAGTTTTTCACTGCATTACCGTGCACCGCGCACTGGGCGGAATCCTAAAACGGGGGATGCTGTGGCGCTGGCGGGTAAATATGTTCCCCATTTCAAGCCTGGCAAAGAATTGCGCGACAGAGTAAATCGCAGCATGCACGATGTGGCTGGGATCGAAGTATGATTGCACCTCGGATATTGCCGGATGAGAGGGGTGGTGCTTCCAAAATGGCAGTATCATTCGCCTGAAAATCCTGTGGCTGCTAGTTTGAGCCAATCTTTCGTGGAACGTGGAGGTTCCCTTGTCATTTCTGCGCTGGCTGATGCACTTTTTTTTCGGCCTTTTGGCCCTGATTTGCGTTGCTCTCGGTATCTATTTTGCGGTGGAAAACTCCCAGGTGATCTCCCCGGTTATTGCGGGTTACTCCCTGCAGTCCGGTAGCGTTGGGGTTTGGCTGATCTGTATGCTGCTTCTGGGCGTTTTGCTCGGCTTCCTTGCCAGTCTTTTACCGATTTTTTCCCAGCACCGCCGCGCTAGAGGTTTGAACAAGCAGCTCAAAAAGATGGAGCGCGAACTGCAAGCCGTTCACCGTAAGGCTTCCGGAGACTGACTTGCTGGATCTTGCCTACTTCTTCTTTCTGCTGACTGCTGTTGCTATCGGTTGGGTATTGGGTCGCGGTAGCTCCAGGAGAAAGCCCGACTTTAGTGAGCGGGAGCAGTCCCTGGCTCGCTCCTATGCGCAGGGCCTTAATTATCTTCTGAGCGAGCACCACGATGACACCATTGAGAAGTTTATCGATTCTCTTGAGGTAAGCCCGGTCACTTTCGATACGCACCTGGCTCTGGGCAATCTCTTGCGTAGAAGGGGGGAGTACGACCAGGCTATCAGGGTCCACCAGAACCTGCTCGCGCGTCCCAGCTTATCAAGGCAGAGCCAGCATAAAGCCCAGTTTGAGTTGGCCTGCGACTATATCGCCGCTGGCTGGTTAGATAGGGCCGAGCGGCTTCTACAGGAACTGGTTGAAACCTCCCAGGAGCTGCGGGCAACCAGTCTCGAACATTTGATTGAGGTCTATAGGGATGAGAGAGAGTGGGCTAAAGCCATCCATGCGGTAAATCTTTTGCACGGTCGCCGATTCAAGCGATTGTCCGCTGACTGGGCTCCTATACAGGCGCACTTTTGCTGTGAGTTGGCTGAGGAGGCTATTGCAGGCAAAGACTATTTGAGTGCGCGTAAACATCTCGATGCGGCTTTGGGGTATGATCGCAGCTCAGTCAGAGCCTGCTTACTGTGGGCGCGTCTTGAATACTTGCTTGGTAAGCAGCGGGATGCCATCAAGGTGTTGCAGCGGATTCCCAAGCAAAGCCCCGACTATATTCCGGAAATTCTGGAGTTATTAATCACCTGCTATGTCGAGCTGGATGATGGAAAGGGGTTGGATCGCTATCTTGAGTCGCTCCTCAAGGAGCACCCATCGAATAGCGTATTGATCGCTCTTACTAGCAGGATTCAAGAGCAGGATAGTGAGGCCGCTGCGGCAGCCTTTATGGGCAAGCAGCTTGCTCTGCGCCCATCATTGCGCGGACTTGGCCGTTTTCTGGATTTGTATATTGGTACAGCACAAGGTAGGTCGAGGGAAAATCTCTCCCTGCTGAAAACATTGATTGATCAACTGATCGCCAATCGTCCGCACTATCGTTGCAGTAATTGTGGATTCTCTGGAAACCAATTGCACTGGTTGTGCCCCAGCTGCAAGCATTGGGACTCTGTCCGCTCAGTCAAGGGGATCGAGGGGGAGTGATGGATTTCCTCGATCGCTATCTAGTCTAATTTATCTAGAGGTATTTCTTTGCATTCTCAAGTCTCCTCCCCGGTTATTGTCGCCCTCGATTATGACAACGCCGATGCCGCGCTCTCTATGGCGGATCAGCTAGACCCATCTCTTTGTCGAGTAAAAGTTGGCAAGGAATTATTCACTATTGCGGGGCCAGATCTGGTTCGCGCCCTTGTCGATCGAGGGTTTGAGGTTTTTCTGGACCTGAAATTTCATGATATCCCCAATACCGTTGCAGCAGCGGTAAAGGCGGCAGCGCGCCTGGGTGTTTGGATGGTAAATGTGCACGCTAGTGGCGGAGAGCGCATGATGAGAGCGGCTGCCGATGCGTTGAGTGAGCTTGGCGAAGGTAGGCCGTTGCTGATCGGAGTCACTGTGCTGACTAGCACCACCCAGGAAGAGCTTGCAGCAACTGGGGTTGGTAAGCCTTTGGAGGAGCAGGTGCTCAACCTGGCCGCTCAGGCTCAATCCTGTGGTCTCGATGGTGTAGTCTGCTCTGCGCGCGAGGCTGAAGCGCTAAAAGAAGCCTGTGGTCCAGATTTTGCTTTGGTGACCCCAGGGATTCGCCCTGCCGGTAGTGACGCCGGCGATCAGCGACGTACTCTTACCCCTTCTGAGGCATTGAATCAGGGATCTGACTACTTGGTAATTGGTCGACCAATCACCGCGGCAGAGTACCCCCTGACAGCCCTGCAAGATATATTGGCTGAAATTGCAGGAAAATAAGGTTTGTTTGCTTTGACTGGGTGTCATGTAGTGTAATAAGCCTATGCAAGAGGCTCATATGACCTGTTGGTATCATGCTCCGGCTTGGGGAGGTATAGCAGTCCCAATGTGAAACCAAAACACTTTCACTGGGAGTCGATCATGATAAAAGCTCATTCGTTAATTTCTGTATTTTTGGCTATTGCCCTTTCATTTTTTTCTTTATCGGCATTATCCGCCGAGGAGATTGAGGTTGCGCAGCAAGACTCTATTGCGGTCAATGTAAACAGTGCATCCGCGGCAGAGCTTGCTGACAGGCTTGTTGGCATTGGTGAGGCCAAAGCGCAGCTGATTATTGAGTATCGGGAGCAGCATGGTCCCTTTACATCGTTAGATCAGTTGCTCAATGTCAAAGGGATTGGTGCAGCGACGCTCGACAAGAATCGTGAGCGGATTCGATTGTAGTTGACTTGGAATTAGGGGCGAAGAGGATTCCCCTTTGTTGATAGGATGGGGTGCCTCTCTGCCTCAGCTCTCCTCTGCTGCGAAATTGATGTCAGCGCTTGTTCTGAGGTTTAGTTTTAGCGCTATGTGTTGCGTCAATAGTAGGTGTTGAAGGAGAAAGTTTTGACAGGTTCATTTTTAGCCTGGTTGCTCCCCTTGTTAGTTGGGGGGGCATTGAGTTACGGCATGACATCTGTCTTGCTGTCGCGCATGCAAAATTTGGCCCTGGATGTGCCCAATCATCGCTCCATGCATAGCGACCCGGTTCCTCGCACTGGTGGTTGGGCGCTATTGGCGGGTTGCGGGCTGGGCTTAGCTGTGGGGCCGGCATCTTTTCCTCTGCCGGTTTATATATCTTTTTTCTTGCTGCTTGCTGTATCGGCCATAGATGATGTGCGGCATGTGGCTGCTAGGGTACGTTTTGCTACCCAGTTAATCGCCGCGATATTGATTGTTCTTTCGCTGCCTAGAGGCGTCGACTGGTGGTGGCTTCCTTTCCTTGTTCTGGCAGGGAGCTGGATGATCAATCTGTACAATTTTATGGATGGCATGGATGGCTTTGCCGGCAGCATGACTGTGATTGGTTTTTTATCTCTTGGTCTTGCGTGTTTTTTTGCTGGTGATTTGGAGTTGGCCGGTGTGTGTGCCTTGTTTGTGGTGTGCACAGTGATTTTCCTGCGCTTTAATTGGCCCCCTGCTCGAATATTTATGGGGGATGCAGGGTCCACAGGCATTGGCTTGGCAGTGTTCGCTGTAAGCGTATTTGGGTGGCAGAGAGAGGCCTTTCAATTATGGTTCCCGATCATTGTATTTAGCCCATTTTGGGTGGATGCCAGTTTTACATTATTGCGCAGAGTGGCCACTGGGCAGCGCTGGTGGGAGGCCCATCGAGAGCACCTTTACCAGCGCTTGGCACTCCGAATTGGAGTGAGAAAAACACTACATTTGCAGTTGGCTTTAATGGTTGCTGCATCTAGTGTCGCATTCGCTTTTGTTGCCTTGACGGCAGCTTGACTTTGATGGCCGCTCGAATGGGGCCAGGGATTGGTTGATTCTATGTTTGGAGTAATCCTGTGATTGGTATTTGGCGAAAATTTGACAGGGCCAAGAAGCCGACATTGATGTTGCTGTTTGACCTCGCGATGCTGAGTGTTGCCTTTTTTATCGCTATGGCAATTCGGCTCAATGGCTTTGCTGAGGCCGTGACGTTGCCAATGCTGGCCTGCCTGGTTATTACCATCTGCTCCAGTAGCTTTATATTTCTTAAGCTCGGCTTGTACCGCACGGTTATTCGCTACATGGGGCAGAAAGCGGTTATCGCCGTACTCCAAGGGGTTACCGCATCCTCAATTCTACTTGCAGTAGCCTCTTATTTGACCACTGCGGGCGTCCCTCGCTCGGTA encodes:
- the pyrF gene encoding orotidine-5'-phosphate decarboxylase, translated to MHSQVSSPVIVALDYDNADAALSMADQLDPSLCRVKVGKELFTIAGPDLVRALVDRGFEVFLDLKFHDIPNTVAAAVKAAARLGVWMVNVHASGGERMMRAAADALSELGEGRPLLIGVTVLTSTTQEELAATGVGKPLEEQVLNLAAQAQSCGLDGVVCSAREAEALKEACGPDFALVTPGIRPAGSDAGDQRRTLTPSEALNQGSDYLVIGRPITAAEYPLTALQDILAEIAGK
- a CDS encoding ComEA family DNA-binding protein, which gives rise to MIKAHSLISVFLAIALSFFSLSALSAEEIEVAQQDSIAVNVNSASAAELADRLVGIGEAKAQLIIEYREQHGPFTSLDQLLNVKGIGAATLDKNRERIRL
- a CDS encoding glycosyltransferase family 4 protein codes for the protein MTGSFLAWLLPLLVGGALSYGMTSVLLSRMQNLALDVPNHRSMHSDPVPRTGGWALLAGCGLGLAVGPASFPLPVYISFFLLLAVSAIDDVRHVAARVRFATQLIAAILIVLSLPRGVDWWWLPFLVLAGSWMINLYNFMDGMDGFAGSMTVIGFLSLGLACFFAGDLELAGVCALFVVCTVIFLRFNWPPARIFMGDAGSTGIGLAVFAVSVFGWQREAFQLWFPIIVFSPFWVDASFTLLRRVATGQRWWEAHREHLYQRLALRIGVRKTLHLQLALMVAASSVAFAFVALTAA